In Duganella zoogloeoides, a single genomic region encodes these proteins:
- a CDS encoding PQQ-dependent sugar dehydrogenase, whose protein sequence is MTTGAQAVDTCGGFKRLDVTTPDGLCAAVLADGFKFPRGIQPLSNGELVVVDMRSWEPKQGRVWLLKPGAAGHYEQVLLLKGLDRPNGIVLGPDGLLYLGLVGRIVRFDPKNPEATLIDVIGGKSGVAPLPGRGRHLLTNMRFDARGDLYVNVGSATDHCEGENGAAPTAGQPCAEAEGPQALGVIRKYKLLWPMAMVKDWENYASGLRNSMALAVHPVSGDLWQADNGRDAIQAAMPNLANDNDLPHDELNLIARGANYGWPYCYDANVASPEYPDKDCSAYRAPARLLPAHAAPLGMTFYTGDRLPALYRNSLIIGYHGYRAHGHRLVALLPNSKGAPLGKSVELIGGWHSKPGQGMGAPVDVKQGPDGNIYLVEDRTGRVVRLQVDAP, encoded by the coding sequence TTGACGACCGGCGCCCAGGCTGTTGACACCTGTGGCGGTTTCAAGCGCCTCGACGTCACCACCCCCGACGGCTTATGCGCAGCCGTCCTGGCCGATGGCTTCAAATTTCCGCGCGGGATACAGCCGCTGAGCAATGGCGAACTGGTCGTGGTCGATATGCGCAGCTGGGAGCCGAAGCAGGGCCGCGTGTGGTTGCTCAAGCCGGGCGCGGCGGGGCACTATGAGCAAGTGCTGCTGCTCAAGGGTCTGGATCGCCCCAATGGTATCGTCCTTGGCCCCGATGGCTTGTTATACCTGGGGCTGGTCGGACGCATCGTGCGCTTCGATCCGAAAAACCCGGAGGCCACGCTGATCGATGTCATCGGCGGCAAATCGGGCGTGGCGCCGCTGCCGGGCAGAGGCCGCCACCTGCTCACCAATATGCGCTTCGATGCACGCGGCGATTTATATGTGAATGTCGGCTCCGCCACGGACCATTGCGAGGGCGAGAACGGCGCGGCACCAACAGCCGGCCAGCCCTGTGCCGAAGCCGAGGGGCCGCAGGCCCTGGGCGTGATCCGCAAGTACAAGCTGCTGTGGCCGATGGCCATGGTCAAGGATTGGGAAAACTATGCGTCCGGCCTGCGCAACTCGATGGCGCTGGCCGTGCACCCCGTCAGCGGCGACCTGTGGCAGGCCGATAACGGCCGCGACGCGATCCAGGCTGCCATGCCGAATCTCGCCAACGACAACGACTTGCCGCACGACGAGCTGAACCTGATCGCACGCGGCGCCAATTACGGCTGGCCTTACTGCTACGACGCCAACGTCGCCAGTCCCGAATATCCGGACAAGGATTGCAGTGCCTACCGCGCGCCGGCAAGGCTGCTGCCGGCCCACGCGGCGCCGCTGGGCATGACGTTTTACACGGGCGACCGTTTGCCGGCACTGTACCGCAACAGCCTGATCATCGGCTATCACGGCTACCGCGCCCACGGCCACCGGCTGGTGGCGCTGCTGCCGAACAGCAAGGGCGCGCCGCTGGGCAAGTCGGTCGAGCTGATCGGTGGCTGGCACAGCAAGCCGGGGCAGGGCATGGGCGCGCCGGTCGATGTCAAGCAGGGGCCGGACGGCAATATCTACCTGGTGGAAGACCGCACCGGGCGCGTGGTGCGCTTGCAGGTTGATGCACCATGA
- a CDS encoding GNAT family N-acetyltransferase — protein sequence MSARPRIRVTVEDPETTDAALLLDELSDQLSLITGSSGKASFDVNDVRGDRALFVVARDGDGKPVGCGALRPLEHDVAELKRMYSRRTVPGIGTAVLAHLEAQAQQLGYAALRLETRAVNTRAVTFYERLGYARIANFGKYVGRPEAVCFEKRLAPG from the coding sequence ATGAGCGCCCGCCCGCGCATCCGCGTGACAGTCGAAGATCCGGAGACAACGGATGCGGCGCTGCTGCTCGATGAGCTGTCGGATCAACTGAGCCTGATTACCGGCAGCAGTGGCAAGGCGTCGTTCGATGTCAACGATGTGCGTGGTGACCGCGCCCTGTTCGTTGTCGCCCGCGACGGCGACGGCAAGCCCGTCGGCTGCGGCGCGCTGCGCCCGCTGGAGCACGACGTGGCCGAACTCAAGCGCATGTACTCGCGCCGCACGGTGCCCGGTATCGGCACGGCGGTGCTGGCGCACCTGGAAGCGCAAGCGCAGCAACTGGGCTATGCCGCGCTGCGCCTGGAAACCCGTGCGGTCAATACCCGGGCGGTGACGTTTTACGAACGGCTCGGTTACGCCCGCATTGCCAATTTCGGTAAATATGTCGGCCGGCCCGAGGCCGTGTGTTTCGAAAAAAGGCTGGCGCCGGGTTAA
- a CDS encoding ParD-like family protein, with amino-acid sequence MGIVNIDEELHDQLRKASAVGCRSINAQATFWIKMGMLAEMNPTLTFNEILAREFRSAGVEAQVFRETAT; translated from the coding sequence ATGGGCATCGTCAACATCGACGAAGAACTGCACGACCAGCTGCGCAAGGCCAGTGCGGTCGGTTGCCGCTCCATCAACGCCCAGGCCACGTTCTGGATCAAGATGGGCATGCTGGCCGAAATGAATCCCACGCTCACGTTCAACGAGATACTGGCGCGCGAATTCCGCTCGGCCGGCGTGGAAGCGCAGGTGTTCCGGGAAACTGCCACATGA
- the map gene encoding type I methionyl aminopeptidase, producing MIKRPEEIALMAESGRLLASVFGHLDQFELTGMSTMAVNDLVETFIVEQLHARPASKGQYDYAYALNASRNSVVCHGVPSATELLQDGDIVNFDITLEKNGFIADSSKTYLVGTVASAAKKLVQVTYEALWHGIHAVRPGARLGDIGHAIERHARRHNYTVVREYCGHGIGREMHEEPQVLHYGKPHTGLVLHEGMVFTIEPMINQGRRDVHTEDDGWTVVTSDGKLSAQFEHTVAVTRTGVRVLTLRADEPYALARARPAA from the coding sequence ATGATCAAGCGCCCCGAGGAGATCGCCCTGATGGCGGAGTCGGGCCGGCTGCTGGCCAGCGTGTTCGGCCACCTCGATCAATTCGAGCTGACCGGCATGTCCACCATGGCCGTCAACGACCTGGTCGAAACCTTCATTGTCGAGCAATTGCACGCGCGGCCGGCCAGCAAGGGCCAGTACGACTATGCGTACGCGCTCAATGCGTCGCGCAACAGCGTGGTGTGCCACGGCGTGCCGTCCGCTACCGAGTTGCTGCAGGACGGCGACATCGTCAACTTCGACATCACGCTGGAAAAGAACGGTTTCATCGCCGACTCCAGCAAGACCTACCTGGTCGGCACCGTTGCCAGCGCCGCGAAAAAGCTGGTGCAGGTGACGTACGAGGCGCTGTGGCACGGCATCCACGCGGTGCGCCCGGGCGCGCGGCTCGGCGACATCGGCCACGCCATCGAACGCCATGCCCGGCGCCACAACTACACGGTGGTGCGCGAGTATTGCGGCCACGGCATCGGCCGCGAGATGCACGAGGAGCCGCAGGTGCTGCACTACGGCAAACCGCATACGGGACTGGTCCTGCACGAAGGCATGGTTTTTACCATCGAGCCGATGATCAACCAGGGCCGGCGCGATGTCCACACCGAGGACGATGGCTGGACCGTCGTTACCAGCGACGGCAAACTGTCGGCGCAGTTCGAACACACGGTGGCGGTCACGCGCACCGGCGTCCGGGTGCTTACCCTGCGCGCCGACGAACCCTACGCCTTAGCGCGCGCCAGACCGGCAGCGTAA
- a CDS encoding sensor histidine kinase, which yields MKFITSWIASLICLLTLAASPPAHSSPAPGLLDLYAHRAWTAAQGAPAQIQAITQTPDGWLWISTPTGLYRFDGVRFERHDAVNGHALRSSIVLPLHTAPDGTLWVGYRFGGASAFLGNRVRHYGADQGFPPGATHSFTVAPDGVTWVTTAAGLAWLDSRQDRWVRVGPEADFAPGATIWQVLFDRAGTQWVSTSRKVYYRRAGQARFQVASPANIALSSLAAAPDGTVWVSNGRDANYRLSTSAAAATAPPPKPELPGSGMWFDRAGTMWLLSETHVARVAPGSKAGDPRQQLAHDRGLSGMHPQTFYEDRDGTIWIGTVAGLDQFRPNRVAPLPPAADNLAPVVTPALAPGADGLVWLSDDNHSWLTGRDGVRHGPAGPAFWSSARGRDGRLWLGGWGGIWRAGDPQRTLITAPALAGQNDVRVDALAEDASGALWAACLNQPLQRHVPGSGRWDAPYPGLPQARIMALLSDSKNRLWVGYQGGRVALIENDTVRLVDAGDGQGIGNVQTIVERHGQVWVAGERGVARFVETVPGQRMTGAGHSSGARLETLRLADGRELRGVSGLLSTAAGDLWLRTHDGVVRIAAEQVQAFVRDRGAAPVPAELLGSEDGVSGNVQPTGPFPAIVAASDGVLWVSGTGGAMLLTPSAIRRETMPPAVDIRAVSSDGQARTPVSPLALPTGTNNLHITYTAQGLAAPQRTRFRYRLQGVDDGWQDAGDRREAFYTNLQPGAYRFQVIAANRDGVWNTAGATLDITIPPTFVQTLWFKALCALALLAAVALAWRWRLAQMARLIEARQLERLHERERIARALHDTFLQEAQGTVLMMHTAMAQIPPSLPARAAMERGIGYIEKAMIEGRDEVMGLRSSARADESLDAALQRYGERLAAGLPPGFRMHVRGTPRQLAPLVKDEVFAIGREAIWNAFRHAEASEIELDLVYTPGGLTLLVSDNGKGIPPDALTRAENGHWGLVGMRERAANIGATLEVGNREGGGTSLRLTLPRQYGAR from the coding sequence ATGAAATTCATCACAAGTTGGATCGCTTCCCTTATCTGCTTGCTGACGCTGGCGGCTTCGCCGCCAGCCCACTCTTCCCCGGCTCCCGGCCTGCTGGACCTGTATGCCCACCGCGCGTGGACGGCGGCCCAAGGCGCACCTGCGCAGATCCAGGCAATTACCCAGACCCCTGACGGCTGGCTGTGGATTTCCACGCCGACCGGACTGTATCGCTTCGACGGCGTGCGCTTCGAACGCCACGACGCCGTCAACGGCCACGCGCTGCGTTCATCGATCGTGCTGCCGCTGCATACCGCGCCCGACGGCACCTTGTGGGTGGGCTACCGCTTCGGCGGCGCCAGCGCTTTCCTCGGCAACCGGGTGCGCCACTACGGCGCCGACCAGGGGTTTCCGCCGGGCGCCACCCACAGTTTTACGGTAGCGCCCGACGGCGTGACGTGGGTGACCACGGCCGCCGGCCTGGCGTGGCTCGACAGCCGCCAGGATCGCTGGGTGCGGGTGGGGCCCGAGGCGGATTTCGCACCCGGGGCGACGATCTGGCAGGTGCTGTTTGACCGCGCCGGCACCCAGTGGGTGTCGACCTCGCGCAAGGTGTACTACCGCCGCGCGGGCCAGGCCCGCTTCCAGGTGGCCAGCCCCGCCAATATCGCGCTGTCCTCGCTGGCCGCCGCGCCCGATGGCACGGTGTGGGTATCGAACGGCCGCGATGCCAACTACCGGCTCTCGACTTCCGCAGCTGCCGCCACGGCGCCGCCGCCGAAGCCGGAACTGCCCGGCAGCGGCATGTGGTTCGACCGCGCCGGCACCATGTGGCTGCTGAGCGAAACCCATGTCGCACGCGTGGCGCCGGGCAGCAAGGCGGGAGATCCGCGCCAGCAACTGGCGCACGATCGGGGCCTGTCCGGCATGCACCCGCAAACCTTTTATGAAGACCGCGACGGCACCATCTGGATCGGCACCGTCGCGGGCCTCGACCAGTTCCGTCCCAACCGGGTAGCGCCGCTGCCGCCGGCCGCCGACAACCTGGCGCCGGTGGTCACGCCGGCACTGGCCCCGGGCGCCGACGGCCTGGTGTGGCTCAGCGATGACAACCACTCCTGGCTGACCGGCCGCGACGGGGTGCGCCACGGGCCGGCGGGACCGGCTTTCTGGAGTTCGGCGCGCGGGCGCGACGGCCGCCTGTGGCTCGGCGGCTGGGGCGGCATCTGGCGCGCCGGTGATCCGCAGCGCACGTTGATAACCGCGCCGGCGTTGGCCGGCCAGAACGACGTGCGGGTCGATGCCTTGGCCGAAGACGCCAGCGGCGCGCTGTGGGCGGCATGTTTGAACCAGCCCTTGCAGCGCCATGTACCAGGCAGCGGCCGCTGGGATGCGCCCTACCCCGGCTTGCCGCAGGCGCGCATCATGGCACTGCTCTCCGACAGCAAGAACCGCCTGTGGGTCGGCTACCAGGGCGGGCGCGTGGCGCTGATCGAAAACGATACCGTGCGCCTGGTCGATGCCGGCGACGGCCAGGGCATCGGCAATGTGCAGACCATCGTCGAACGCCATGGCCAGGTGTGGGTGGCCGGCGAACGGGGCGTGGCCCGCTTTGTCGAGACCGTGCCAGGCCAGCGCATGACCGGCGCGGGGCACAGCAGCGGCGCGCGCCTGGAGACACTGCGCCTGGCGGACGGGCGCGAGTTGCGCGGCGTGAGCGGCCTGCTGTCCACCGCCGCCGGCGACCTGTGGCTGCGCACGCACGACGGCGTGGTGCGTATCGCGGCCGAGCAGGTGCAGGCCTTCGTGCGCGACCGCGGCGCTGCCCCGGTGCCGGCCGAACTGCTGGGCAGCGAGGATGGCGTGAGCGGCAATGTCCAGCCCACCGGCCCCTTCCCCGCCATCGTGGCGGCGAGCGACGGCGTGCTGTGGGTGTCCGGCACCGGTGGCGCCATGCTGCTCACGCCCTCCGCCATCCGCCGCGAAACCATGCCGCCGGCGGTCGATATCCGCGCGGTGAGCAGCGACGGCCAGGCGCGAACGCCAGTTTCGCCGCTGGCGCTGCCTACCGGCACCAACAACCTGCACATCACCTACACCGCGCAAGGCTTGGCGGCGCCGCAGCGCACGCGCTTTCGCTACCGGCTCCAGGGCGTCGATGACGGCTGGCAGGATGCGGGCGACCGGCGCGAAGCCTTTTATACGAACCTGCAACCTGGCGCCTATCGCTTCCAGGTGATCGCCGCCAACCGCGATGGCGTGTGGAACACGGCCGGCGCCACGCTCGACATCACCATCCCGCCCACCTTCGTGCAAACCTTGTGGTTCAAGGCGCTGTGCGCGCTGGCGCTGCTGGCGGCGGTGGCGCTGGCGTGGCGCTGGCGCCTGGCGCAGATGGCGCGCCTGATCGAGGCCCGTCAGCTCGAACGGCTGCACGAGCGCGAACGCATCGCCCGCGCCCTGCACGACACTTTCCTGCAGGAGGCGCAAGGCACGGTACTGATGATGCACACGGCGATGGCGCAGATTCCACCGTCGCTGCCGGCACGCGCGGCGATGGAACGCGGCATCGGCTATATCGAAAAGGCGATGATCGAAGGCCGCGACGAGGTGATGGGTTTACGCTCGTCCGCCCGCGCCGACGAATCGCTGGACGCCGCACTGCAACGCTACGGCGAGCGGCTGGCGGCCGGCCTGCCACCCGGCTTCCGCATGCACGTACGCGGCACGCCGCGCCAGCTGGCGCCGCTGGTCAAGGACGAGGTATTCGCCATCGGCCGCGAAGCGATCTGGAACGCATTCCGCCACGCCGAGGCCAGCGAGATCGAGCTGGACCTGGTATACACGCCGGGCGGCTTGACCCTGCTGGTGAGCGACAACGGCAAGGGCATACCGCCGGACGCGCTGACGCGCGCCGAAAATGGCCACTGGGGCCTGGTGGGCATGCGCGAGCGGGCCGCCAATATCGGCGCCACGCTGGAGGTGGGCAACCGCGAGGGCGGCGGCACCAGCCTGCGCCTGACCTTGCCGCGCCAGTACGGCGCCCGCTGA
- the ppc gene encoding phosphoenolpyruvate carboxylase, giving the protein MANQFSATDDFQAENIPEQAGADKDAPLKEDIRLLGRLLGDVLRDQEGEEVFAVVETIRQTAVRFRREDDTAAANELDGMLKILTREQTITVVRAFSYFSHLANIAEDQHHIRRRRAHQLAGSDAQKGSVSYALAKLKSAGVERDTVETFFQDALIAPVLTAHPTEVQRKSILDAEHDIARLLAQRDQPLTPKEDAANLHLLRARVATLWQTRMLRYTKLTVADEIENALSYYRITFLRELPGLYDDIEGDIASHYGEADTTTIDAPYVQMGSWIGGDRDGNPNVNGGTMQHALTRQATTILDFYLEEAHTLGAELSISTLMIGCSPALQALADQSPDTSDHRADEPYRRALIGVYARLASTARALGATNILRKEVGHAEPYANAAEFSADLQVLVESLEAHHGAVLVRPRLSTLKRAADIFGFHLASLDMRQSSDVHERVLAELFAKAGAEADYSALDEDAKVALILSELGQARLLSSPYIAYSDETQSELGVLRAAREIRQRYGVRAIRNYIISHTETVSDLLEVLLLQKEMGLLRVAEQELDLMVIPLFETIPDLQRAAGIMEAVMAIPLVKALIAKQGQIQEVMLGYSDSNKDGGFLTSTWELYKAETHLVTVFANAGVKLRLFHGRGGTVGRGGGPSYEAILAQPHGTVNGQIRLTEQGEIIASKFSNKDIGRRNLELLVAATLEASLLPQPEDAAHVAQLQQFESVMAEISDRAYKAYRNLVYETPGFTDYFFSATPIAEIAELNLGSRPASRKSTKRIEDLRAIPWGFSWGQCRLLLPGWYGFGSAIGAWVADGGAEQDQRLAQLQVMSREWPFFATLLSNMDMVLAKTDLAIASRYAELVADKELRERIFKRITEEHANTLAILQRITGAEERLVNNPLLARSIQNRIAYIDPLNHLQVELIKRHRALTTEAKTDERVHRGIHLSINGVAAGLRNTG; this is encoded by the coding sequence ATGGCAAACCAATTTAGTGCAACTGACGATTTCCAAGCTGAAAATATTCCCGAACAAGCCGGCGCCGATAAAGACGCGCCGTTGAAAGAAGATATCCGCCTGCTCGGCCGCCTGCTCGGCGACGTGCTGCGCGACCAGGAAGGCGAAGAAGTATTCGCCGTGGTCGAAACCATCCGCCAGACCGCTGTGCGCTTCCGCCGCGAAGACGACACGGCCGCCGCCAATGAACTGGACGGCATGCTGAAAATCCTCACGCGCGAGCAGACCATTACCGTCGTGCGCGCGTTCTCGTACTTCTCGCACCTGGCCAATATCGCCGAGGACCAGCACCACATCCGCCGCCGCCGCGCCCACCAGCTGGCCGGCTCCGACGCCCAGAAGGGCAGCGTCAGCTATGCGCTGGCCAAGCTGAAAAGCGCCGGCGTCGAACGCGACACCGTCGAAACGTTTTTCCAGGACGCCCTGATCGCACCGGTGCTTACCGCCCACCCGACCGAGGTGCAGCGTAAATCGATTCTCGACGCCGAGCACGATATCGCGCGCCTGCTGGCCCAGCGCGACCAGCCGTTGACGCCGAAGGAAGACGCGGCCAACCTGCACCTGCTGCGCGCGCGCGTGGCCACGCTGTGGCAAACCCGCATGCTGCGCTACACCAAGCTGACGGTGGCCGACGAAATCGAAAACGCCCTGTCCTACTACCGCATCACCTTCCTGCGCGAACTGCCCGGCCTCTACGACGACATCGAAGGCGACATCGCCAGCCACTACGGTGAAGCCGACACCACCACCATCGACGCGCCGTACGTGCAGATGGGCAGCTGGATCGGTGGCGACCGCGATGGCAACCCCAACGTCAACGGCGGCACCATGCAGCACGCGCTCACGCGCCAGGCCACCACCATCCTCGATTTCTATCTCGAGGAAGCGCACACGCTGGGCGCCGAGCTGTCGATCTCCACGTTGATGATCGGCTGCTCGCCGGCGCTGCAGGCACTGGCCGACCAGTCGCCCGACACGTCGGACCACCGCGCCGACGAACCGTACCGCCGCGCCCTGATCGGCGTCTATGCGCGCCTGGCCAGCACCGCGCGCGCGCTGGGCGCCACCAATATCCTGCGCAAGGAAGTGGGCCACGCCGAGCCGTACGCCAATGCCGCCGAGTTTTCGGCCGACCTGCAAGTGCTGGTCGAGTCGCTCGAGGCGCACCACGGCGCGGTGCTGGTGCGTCCGCGCCTGTCCACGCTCAAGCGCGCGGCCGACATCTTCGGCTTCCACCTCGCTTCGCTCGACATGCGCCAGTCGTCGGACGTGCACGAACGCGTGCTGGCCGAACTGTTCGCCAAGGCCGGCGCCGAAGCCGATTATTCGGCACTGGACGAAGACGCCAAGGTCGCGCTGATCCTGTCCGAGCTGGGCCAGGCGCGCCTGCTGTCGTCGCCGTACATCGCCTACTCGGACGAAACCCAGTCCGAGCTGGGCGTGCTGCGCGCCGCGCGCGAAATCCGTCAGCGCTACGGCGTGCGCGCGATCCGCAACTACATCATCTCGCACACCGAGACCGTCTCCGACCTGCTCGAAGTGCTGCTGCTGCAAAAGGAAATGGGCCTGCTGCGGGTGGCCGAACAGGAACTGGACCTGATGGTCATTCCGCTGTTCGAAACCATCCCCGACCTGCAACGCGCGGCAGGCATCATGGAAGCCGTGATGGCAATCCCGCTGGTCAAGGCGCTGATCGCCAAGCAGGGCCAGATCCAGGAAGTGATGCTCGGCTACTCGGACTCCAACAAGGACGGCGGCTTCCTCACGTCCACCTGGGAGCTGTACAAGGCCGAGACCCACCTGGTCACCGTGTTCGCCAACGCCGGCGTCAAGCTGCGCCTGTTCCACGGCCGCGGCGGCACCGTCGGCCGCGGCGGCGGTCCATCGTACGAGGCCATCCTGGCGCAGCCGCACGGCACCGTCAACGGCCAGATCCGCCTGACCGAACAGGGCGAGATCATCGCGTCGAAATTCTCGAACAAGGACATCGGCCGCCGCAACCTGGAGCTGCTCGTTGCCGCCACGCTGGAAGCGAGCCTGTTGCCGCAGCCGGAAGACGCGGCCCACGTGGCGCAGTTGCAGCAGTTCGAGTCGGTGATGGCGGAGATTTCCGACCGCGCCTACAAGGCCTACCGCAACCTGGTCTATGAAACCCCGGGCTTCACCGACTACTTCTTTTCCGCCACGCCGATCGCCGAGATCGCGGAACTGAACCTCGGTTCGCGTCCCGCGTCGCGTAAATCGACCAAGCGCATCGAGGACCTGCGGGCCATCCCGTGGGGCTTCTCGTGGGGCCAGTGCCGCCTGCTGCTGCCGGGCTGGTACGGCTTCGGCAGCGCCATCGGCGCGTGGGTGGCCGATGGCGGCGCCGAGCAGGATCAGCGCCTGGCGCAGCTGCAGGTGATGTCGCGCGAGTGGCCGTTCTTTGCCACGCTGCTGTCCAATATGGACATGGTGCTGGCCAAGACCGACCTGGCGATCGCTTCGCGCTACGCCGAACTGGTCGCTGACAAGGAACTGCGCGAGCGCATCTTCAAGCGCATCACCGAAGAGCATGCGAACACGCTGGCCATCCTGCAGCGCATCACCGGCGCCGAAGAACGGCTGGTCAACAACCCGCTGCTGGCGCGCTCGATCCAGAACCGTATCGCCTACATCGATCCACTCAACCACTTGCAAGTGGAACTGATCAAGCGCCACCGCGCCTTGACCACGGAAGCGAAGACCGATGAGCGTGTCCATCGCGGCATCCACCTGTCGATCAACGGCGTGGCGGCAGGGTTGCGCAACACGGGTTAA
- the hemC gene encoding hydroxymethylbilane synthase, translating into MVIASRESRLAMWQAEHVRERLALLYPQCDVKIVGMTTRGDQILDRTLSKVGGKGLFVKELEVAMAEGRADLAVHCLKDMPMELPEGFVMGAVLEREDARDAFVSNDYATLADLPDGAIVGTSSLRRQSLIAASFPRLIVKPLRGNLDTRLGKLDRGEYAAIILAAAGLKRLGLAARIRSVLDPETSLPAPGQGTLAIEIPERSDGVDLVALLAPLHHEDSALVSIAERTVSRVFGGSCQVPLASYATIDGDQMHLRAMVATPDGARMISAEARGPAVDAAVLGAQVAQMLGEQGAVEILAACLSEAAQADDAARSAELKADAQADVEAGVAQNQPEVQPAEQPQAASLPGVQPGTGT; encoded by the coding sequence TTGGTGATCGCTTCGCGCGAAAGCCGGCTCGCCATGTGGCAGGCCGAGCATGTGCGCGAACGCTTGGCATTATTATATCCGCAGTGCGATGTCAAAATTGTCGGAATGACGACACGCGGCGATCAAATTCTGGATCGCACCTTGTCCAAGGTCGGCGGCAAGGGTTTGTTCGTGAAAGAACTCGAAGTCGCCATGGCCGAAGGCCGCGCCGACCTGGCCGTCCACTGCCTCAAGGACATGCCGATGGAGCTGCCCGAGGGCTTCGTGATGGGCGCGGTGCTCGAGCGCGAAGACGCGCGCGACGCCTTTGTCTCCAACGACTACGCCACCCTGGCCGACCTGCCCGACGGCGCCATCGTCGGCACCAGCAGCCTGCGCCGCCAGTCGCTGATCGCCGCCAGCTTCCCGCGGCTGATCGTCAAGCCGCTGCGCGGCAACCTCGATACGCGCCTGGGCAAGCTCGATCGCGGCGAGTACGCCGCCATCATCCTGGCCGCTGCCGGCCTCAAGCGCCTCGGCCTGGCCGCCCGCATCCGCTCGGTGCTCGATCCCGAAACCAGCTTGCCGGCCCCGGGCCAGGGCACGCTGGCAATTGAAATTCCCGAACGCAGCGACGGCGTGGACCTGGTGGCGCTGCTGGCGCCCCTGCACCACGAAGACAGCGCGCTGGTGTCGATCGCCGAGCGCACCGTCTCGCGCGTGTTCGGCGGCAGCTGCCAGGTGCCGCTGGCGTCGTACGCCACCATAGACGGCGACCAGATGCACCTGCGCGCCATGGTGGCCACGCCCGACGGCGCACGCATGATCAGCGCCGAAGCGCGCGGCCCGGCGGTTGACGCCGCCGTGCTGGGCGCGCAAGTGGCGCAGATGCTGGGCGAGCAGGGCGCGGTCGAGATCCTGGCCGCGTGCCTGAGCGAAGCGGCGCAAGCCGACGATGCGGCCCGCTCGGCCGAGCTGAAGGCCGATGCCCAGGCTGACGTCGAAGCTGGCGTGGCGCAAAACCAGCCTGAAGTTCAGCCGGCGGAGCAGCCGCAGGCCGCGAGTCTGCCCGGAGTTCAGCCCGGGACCGGGACCTGA
- a CDS encoding uroporphyrinogen-III synthase: MAGAVIITRPLAQARPLAARVAALGHAVEVLPLLEITPLPEPAELLAALARLTAHQPQSQPHSQPHSQLHPQPYYQLVAFVSPNAIDAAFAHLTTVPPGVTWAVVGEGSRLALAGHGVAAPGAHVVSPHDTAHSDSEHLLQTLDLAALNGKRALIIRGDGGRDLLADGLRAAGAQVDVVPAYRRAPPALSAELEATLRRLLVRDNDWIITSSEALRGLCGILAELDARTPAGETPCVVSMQQQHLIVPHARIAETAHNLGFSRTSLTGSGDERLLAALQSRL, encoded by the coding sequence ATGGCCGGCGCCGTCATCATCACCCGTCCGCTGGCGCAGGCGCGCCCGCTGGCCGCGCGCGTGGCGGCGCTGGGCCACGCGGTGGAAGTGCTGCCGCTGCTCGAGATCACGCCGCTGCCCGAACCCGCCGAATTGCTGGCTGCCCTGGCGCGCCTCACGGCTCATCAGCCTCAATCGCAACCTCACTCGCAGCCGCATTCCCAGCTTCACCCCCAGCCTTATTACCAGTTGGTCGCGTTTGTCTCGCCCAACGCCATCGATGCCGCTTTCGCCCACTTGACCACCGTGCCGCCCGGCGTGACCTGGGCGGTGGTGGGCGAGGGCAGCCGGCTGGCGCTGGCCGGCCATGGCGTGGCTGCTCCCGGTGCGCACGTGGTCAGCCCGCATGACACCGCCCACAGCGACTCCGAACACCTGCTGCAAACCCTCGATCTGGCTGCCTTGAACGGCAAGCGCGCCCTGATCATCCGTGGCGATGGCGGCCGCGATCTGCTGGCCGACGGGCTGCGCGCGGCCGGCGCCCAGGTGGACGTGGTGCCCGCCTACCGGCGCGCGCCACCAGCGCTCTCCGCCGAACTCGAAGCCACGCTGCGCCGCCTGCTGGTGCGGGACAACGACTGGATCATCACCAGCTCGGAGGCGCTGCGCGGCCTGTGCGGCATCCTGGCCGAACTCGACGCGCGCACGCCGGCCGGTGAAACGCCATGTGTTGTATCAATGCAACAACAGCATTTGATCGTACCGCATGCCCGGATCGCGGAGACTGCGCATAATCTCGGTTTTTCCCGGACCTCCCTCACCGGATCAGGCGACGAACGGTTGCTGGCCGCGCTACAATCACGCCTATGA